A genomic window from Sorex araneus isolate mSorAra2 chromosome 2, mSorAra2.pri, whole genome shotgun sequence includes:
- the LOC101552778 gene encoding retinol dehydrogenase 7-like: MWLYLGALVVLYHLVRWYRERQVVSQLRDKYVFITGCDSGFGNQLAKQLDLLGLRVLAACLTETGAESLKAKTSDRLDTVILDVTKSESIAAAAQWVKERTGDTGLWGLVNNAGISLPMAPNEWLTKQDFMKILDVNLLGVIEVTLSLLPLLRKARGRVVNVSSVAGRLSLFGGGYCISKYGIEAFSDSLRREVSFFGMKVAVIEPGSFKTNASKPEAITNSLQNAWDQCSPEVKDIYGDKYLASRYEFFHKKLPLCEDLTLVTDCMEHALISCHPRTRYSAGWDAKFIFIPLSYMPTFLADAFFEWKATRPAKAL; the protein is encoded by the exons ATGTGGCTGTACCTGGGGGCCCTGGTGGTTCTGTACCACCTTGTGCGCTGGTACCGGGAGAGGCAGGTGGTGAGCCAGCTGCGGGACAAGTATGTCTTCATCACGGGCTGTGACTCGGGCTTCGGCAACCAGCTGGCCAAGCAGCTGGACCTGCTGGGCTTGAGGGTGCTGGCTGCGTGTCTGACCGAGACGGGGGCCGAGTCTCTGAAGGCCAAGACTTCCGACAGGCTGGACACGGTGATCCTGGATGTCACCAAGTCAGAGAGCATCGCTGCGGCCGCCCAGTGGGTGAAGGAGCGCACGGGAGACACAG GTCTCTGGGGTCTGGTGAACAACGCTGGCATCTCACTGCCCATGGCTCCCAATGAGTGGCTGACCAAACAGGACTTCATGAAGATACTGGACGTGAACCTGCTGGGGGTGATCGAGGTGACCCTGAGCCTGCTGCCCCTGCTGAGGAAGGCCAGGGGTCGCGTGGTCAATGTCTCCAGTGTCGCGGGCCGTCTGTCCCTTTTCGGCGGTGGCTACTGCATCTCCAAGTATGGCATTGAGGCCTTCTCGGATTCCCTCAG GAGAGAAGTCTCATTCTTTGGGATGAAAGTGGCTGTCATAGAGCCTGGTTCCTTCAAGACTAATGCATCCAAACCTGAGGCCATTACTAATTCTCTCCAGAATGCATGGGATCAATGCAGTCCAGAGGTCAAGGACATTTATGGGGACAAATACCTGGCATCCA GGTATGAGTTTTTTCACAAGAAACTGCCTTTATGTGAGGATCTGACGTTGGTGACAGACTGCATGGAGCATGCCCTGATCTCCTGTCACCCTCGCACACGATACTCAGCTGGCTGGGATGCCAAATTCATCTTCATCCCCCTGAGTTACATGCCCACCTTCCTGGCGGATGCCTTCTTCGAATGGAAAGCCACAAGACCGGCCAAGGCCCTGTGA